One bacterium genomic window, TAATAGAAATAGATTGAAATTTATAGAAATAGGTAGAAATTGATTGTGGAAAACAACAAATTGGTCACTGGTCAATGGTCATTGACTAATGACTAATTTCTATAAATTTCTATTAGTTTCTATTAATTTCAATTTTTTTAATAATATCTCCCTATCTCCTTAATCTCCACATCTCCTTTTGTTACACCACCTGAACGCTTACATAAAATTGTCATAATTTAATAAGGAGGAGATATAAAATGGAAAATGCAAAATGGAAAATGTTAGCGGTTATTATTCTTCTTGGTTATTCTTTAAATGTAGATGCCGCAATTTATAAAAAGGCAGGGACAACTGTTGGTCAGGTGTTAGAATTTGGTGTTGGAGCAAGGGCTTGTGCTATGGGTGAGGCATTTACCGGACTGGCAGATGATTTTAGCGCCTTCTACTGGAATCCCGCAGGTATTGCTCAAATTGAAGATTTAGAGTTTAATTTTATGCATAATGATTGGTTTCAAGGGATAAGATATGAACTTGTTTCCACTGTTTTACCATTAGAAGAAGAATTAGGAGCAATGGGCTTAAGTATCATCGTCTTAAAAGCAGATGACATCGTGGGGCGAGATACAAATGGAAATTTTACCTCAAATTTTGAAGCAAAAGACAGTGTTATGAGCCTTAGCTTTGGTCAAAGATGGAATGACAAAATATTAATTGGGGCAACGATTAAAAGGATTAACCTGCATATAGAAAACGAAGGAGGGACACAGTTTGCCTTTGATGCAGGTGGATTATATAAATTTCAGAATACTGATTTAACTCTCGGCGCAGTTGTCCAGAATATTGGTAAGAAGATAAAATTTATTGAAAAAGAGGAGCGATTACCTTTAAATTTCAAACTTGGCATTCTGTATAAGATGTTAGAAAAAAGAGTGTTACTAACATCAGATTTGAGTAAATCTATTGACCGTGCTCTAAAACTCAATCTGGGCACAGAAATAATTATTAATTCAATCACAAAATTCAGGTTTGGGTATAACTCAACTAATGATGCTGACAATGGTTTTACTGCGGGTATAGGACTTAAGATAAAAGATATAATTGAGTTAGATTATGCCTACATCCCTTATGGAGAACTTGGTGATTCTCAACGAATTTCGCTCACCACGAAATTTAAGGTTGAATAATTTTTTAATATGAACCCGATACTTAAAAAAATTTTTCCATTGATTCTATTCGTTATATTTGTAATTTATCTCTTTTATGCAACCCTTTACCCTTTTAATTTCTCTTTCCAGGAAGATAATATTCTTTATAATCTTAATAGGGTAAATATTATCCCTTTCAGTTGTTGGGGTGGCAGAGAAATTTCATGGTCGGATGTCGTCAGTAATCTTCTTCTTTTTATTCCCTATGGTTTCTTACTAAACTGGGAATTACAAAATAGAAACATTGGAAAACTTAAATCTAAATTAATATGTATCATCTCTGCTTTTTTACTTAGTTCGACATTGGAATTTTTACAATTGTTTTCTTTGAGAAGAAGAACCGGAATGACGGATATTGTCAATAACACGATTGGGAGTTGGATAGGTTGTGTTTTAAGTAATGATTTTTTAGTTTCTTTTAAAGATAAACTCTTTCATCAAATAAATCTACTCCGTCGTGAAAATCCTTTGCTTGTTTATTTAGGTTTATA contains:
- a CDS encoding PorV/PorQ family protein encodes the protein MENAKWKMLAVIILLGYSLNVDAAIYKKAGTTVGQVLEFGVGARACAMGEAFTGLADDFSAFYWNPAGIAQIEDLEFNFMHNDWFQGIRYELVSTVLPLEEELGAMGLSIIVLKADDIVGRDTNGNFTSNFEAKDSVMSLSFGQRWNDKILIGATIKRINLHIENEGGTQFAFDAGGLYKFQNTDLTLGAVVQNIGKKIKFIEKEERLPLNFKLGILYKMLEKRVLLTSDLSKSIDRALKLNLGTEIIINSITKFRFGYNSTNDADNGFTAGIGLKIKDIIELDYAYIPYGELGDSQRISLTTKFKVE
- a CDS encoding VanZ family protein gives rise to the protein MILFVIFVIYLFYATLYPFNFSFQEDNILYNLNRVNIIPFSCWGGREISWSDVVSNLLLFIPYGFLLNWELQNRNIGKLKSKLICIISAFLLSSTLEFLQLFSLRRRTGMTDIVNNTIGSWIGCVLSNDFLVSFKDKLFHQINLLRRENPLLVYLGLYSLLIMLVFIYPFDISIARENIYYAIKNFNLTPFYYRGHLNISFSENGINIILFIIFGFLVYVSFRRYYSKILTLFITIFIGFCLATLIEFTQIIIPNRVPDITDIIFYMIGTLLGDLLAFVTLYKK